From a single Streptomyces sp. NBC_01264 genomic region:
- a CDS encoding sensor histidine kinase, whose protein sequence is MSRARLVKRAWEEIGARIRRAGPLRQDLGLTLLVQLAVTMPFVVPRSAELPPADWASYAMTTLGVLPLVWRRRAPVTVLVAILAAGGVYNLAGDGPGQPLPYAGLLAFYTVALRCTPRVRLMVGGLTVLTVVLSVYWNTGTARELLFTFFVSGAAYALGRLQHTRQAYTAALLDRAAQLERANRIEAEQAAARERARIAREMHDILSHAVSIMIVQAEAGPVAVRRAPERAEAAFEAIAETGRDAMAQLRTMLGVLRTDEAAPRSPQPGTGELAGLLERVRGSGPQVRLERTGTVRALPAALEATVYRVVQEALTNVVKHAGASAVAVRLEYGERELTVTVTDDGRGPDAGADAGADPGADAGSVPRARPGGHGLIGIRERAAAHGGTARTGPGPDGTGFELRVVLVTSGAEVGK, encoded by the coding sequence GTGAGCCGCGCTCGACTGGTGAAGCGTGCCTGGGAGGAGATCGGGGCGCGGATCCGGCGGGCCGGTCCGCTCCGGCAGGACCTGGGGCTGACACTGCTGGTGCAACTGGCCGTCACGATGCCCTTCGTGGTGCCGCGGTCGGCGGAACTGCCGCCCGCGGACTGGGCCTCGTACGCGATGACCACGCTCGGGGTGCTGCCGCTGGTGTGGCGGCGGCGGGCTCCGGTGACGGTGCTGGTCGCGATCCTGGCGGCCGGCGGCGTGTACAACCTGGCGGGTGACGGCCCGGGGCAGCCGCTTCCGTACGCGGGGCTGCTCGCCTTCTACACGGTCGCCCTGCGGTGCACGCCCCGGGTGCGGCTGATGGTCGGCGGACTCACGGTCCTCACGGTCGTCCTGTCGGTGTACTGGAACACCGGGACCGCGCGCGAACTGCTCTTCACCTTCTTCGTCTCCGGCGCCGCGTACGCGCTGGGGCGGCTGCAGCACACCCGGCAGGCGTACACCGCGGCCCTCCTGGACCGGGCGGCCCAGCTGGAGCGCGCCAACCGGATCGAGGCGGAGCAGGCCGCCGCCCGCGAACGGGCCCGGATCGCACGGGAGATGCACGACATCCTCTCGCACGCGGTCAGCATCATGATCGTGCAGGCGGAGGCCGGTCCGGTGGCCGTACGCAGGGCCCCCGAACGCGCCGAGGCCGCGTTCGAGGCCATCGCGGAGACGGGCCGCGACGCCATGGCCCAGCTGCGCACGATGCTGGGGGTGCTGCGCACGGACGAGGCGGCTCCGCGCTCCCCCCAGCCCGGCACCGGGGAACTGGCGGGGCTGCTGGAGCGGGTCCGCGGCAGCGGGCCCCAGGTGCGTCTGGAACGCACGGGTACGGTGCGCGCCCTGCCGGCGGCGCTGGAGGCGACGGTGTACCGGGTGGTGCAGGAGGCCCTGACCAATGTGGTCAAGCACGCGGGAGCCTCGGCGGTGGCCGTGCGTCTGGAGTACGGGGAGCGGGAGCTCACGGTGACGGTGACGGACGACGGGCGGGGTCCGGACGCGGGGGCGGATGCGGGTGCGGATCCGGGGGCGGATGCGGGCTCCGTGCCGCGGGCGCGGCCGGGCGGGCACGGCCTGATCGGGATCCGCGAGCGGGCCGCCGCCCACGGGGGCACGGCCCGGACGGGACCCGGTCCCGACGGCACCGGCTTCGAGCTGCGCGTCGTCCTTGTAACGTCGGGCGCGGAGGTGGG
- a CDS encoding glycerophosphodiester phosphodiesterase → MRTLTAVGHRGDPYRVRENTLPSIRSAFERGADAVEIDVRMTRDGVPVLLHDEDLQRLWGHDVRLEDVTAPQLKELTDGGIPTLRDALMAAGAGRVMIDLPGATAATVRTVVGQVRECGARDRTYYCAGPTTMLAVRAADPGAEIALTWTTLAPPRRVLTDAVAPGWLNYRFPLVGPELVEALHRDGLLVSAWTPDTKRSMRALIRAGVDSITTNRVDALRAVRAELGR, encoded by the coding sequence ATGCGCACCCTGACTGCCGTAGGACACCGCGGGGATCCCTACCGCGTCCGCGAGAACACCCTGCCCTCGATCCGGTCCGCCTTCGAGCGGGGGGCGGACGCGGTGGAGATCGACGTACGGATGACCCGGGACGGGGTCCCCGTACTGCTCCACGACGAGGACCTCCAGCGGCTGTGGGGCCATGACGTACGGCTCGAAGACGTCACGGCCCCTCAGTTGAAGGAGCTGACGGACGGCGGGATCCCGACGCTGCGCGACGCCCTGATGGCCGCCGGCGCGGGCCGGGTCATGATCGACCTGCCGGGTGCGACGGCCGCGACCGTACGGACCGTGGTCGGCCAGGTCCGCGAATGCGGGGCCCGCGACCGTACGTACTACTGCGCGGGTCCGACCACCATGCTGGCGGTGCGCGCCGCCGATCCGGGCGCCGAGATCGCGCTGACCTGGACCACGCTGGCTCCCCCGCGCCGGGTGCTGACCGACGCGGTGGCACCCGGCTGGCTCAACTACCGCTTCCCGCTGGTCGGCCCGGAGCTGGTGGAAGCCCTGCACCGGGACGGCCTGCTGGTGTCGGCCTGGACCCCGGACACCAAGCGGTCGATGCGCGCGCTGATCAGGGCCGGGGTCGACTCGATCACGACGAACCGGGTGGACGCGCTGAGAGCCGTACGGGCCGAGCTCGGCCGGTGA
- a CDS encoding adenosine deaminase: MPDLHPFIAGLPKAELHVHHVGSASPRIVAELASRHPDSKVPTDPEALADYFTFTDFAHFIEVYLSVVDLVRTPDDVRTLTFEIARDMARQNVRYAELTITPYSSTRRGIDEKAFMEAIEDARKAAETELGVILRWCFDIPGEAGLEAAAETARLAVDLRPEGLVSFGLGGPEVGVPRPQFKPYFDAARAAGLHSVPHAGETTGPETVWDAIRELGAERIGHGTSSTRDPELLAYLAEHRIALEVCPTSNIATRAVATLDEHPVKEMVAAGVLVTINSDDPPMFGSDLNNEYAVAARLLDLDERGLAQLAKNAVEASFLDPAGKAKLTAEIDTYTSAWLAS, from the coding sequence ATGCCCGACCTGCACCCCTTCATCGCGGGGCTGCCCAAGGCCGAACTTCACGTCCACCACGTCGGCTCGGCCTCCCCCCGCATCGTGGCCGAACTCGCCTCCCGGCACCCCGACTCCAAGGTCCCCACGGACCCCGAGGCCCTCGCCGACTACTTCACCTTCACCGACTTCGCGCACTTCATCGAGGTCTACCTCTCCGTCGTCGACCTGGTCCGCACCCCCGACGACGTGCGCACCCTCACCTTCGAGATCGCCCGCGACATGGCCCGGCAGAACGTCCGGTACGCCGAGCTCACCATCACCCCGTACTCCTCCACCCGCCGCGGGATCGACGAGAAGGCCTTCATGGAGGCCATCGAGGACGCCCGCAAGGCCGCCGAGACCGAACTCGGCGTGATCCTGCGCTGGTGCTTCGACATCCCCGGCGAGGCCGGCCTCGAAGCCGCCGCGGAGACCGCCCGCCTCGCCGTCGACCTGCGCCCCGAGGGCCTGGTCTCCTTCGGCCTGGGCGGCCCCGAGGTCGGGGTGCCGCGCCCGCAGTTCAAGCCGTACTTCGACGCCGCCCGCGCCGCCGGACTGCACAGCGTGCCGCACGCCGGCGAGACCACCGGCCCGGAGACCGTCTGGGACGCGATCCGCGAACTGGGCGCCGAGCGCATCGGCCACGGCACCAGCTCGACCCGGGACCCGGAGCTGCTCGCCTACCTCGCGGAGCACCGCATCGCGCTGGAGGTCTGCCCGACCTCCAACATCGCCACCCGCGCCGTCGCCACCCTGGACGAGCACCCCGTCAAGGAGATGGTGGCGGCCGGCGTGCTCGTCACCATCAACAGCGACGACCCGCCGATGTTCGGCTCCGACCTCAACAACGAGTACGCGGTGGCCGCCCGCCTGCTGGACCTCGACGAGCGGGGCCTCGCGCAGCTCGCGAAGAACGCCGTCGAGGCCTCCTTCCTCGACCCGGCCGGCAAGGCGAAGCTCACCGCCGAGATCGACACGTACACCTCCGCCTGGCTGGCTTCCTGA
- a CDS encoding DUF4190 domain-containing protein → MTDQSPESRDPWAPLEQPAVDLGKQQGGQGAQAAPGTPGVHDQQTVTGMPGGGGVPPAASGPAPQSGPASQSGQIPAYGYPAQPDPAGYGYPAQPGAPQAPYGGHPTHQGAPQPSYGGQPGYPGYPGYPGYRPMSNGFGIAALVLGIIAVVSCYLGLLFGVPAVIFGVLARGKAKRGEADNDGMALAGIITGVVGIVISCLVIAVMIFGFMIGDGGSDSDYDSDYTSPFENTQVLHRG, encoded by the coding sequence ATGACCGATCAGAGCCCCGAGTCGCGAGACCCCTGGGCGCCGCTGGAGCAGCCCGCGGTCGACCTGGGCAAACAGCAGGGCGGGCAGGGAGCACAGGCGGCACCGGGGACGCCGGGGGTGCACGACCAGCAGACCGTCACGGGGATGCCCGGCGGTGGAGGCGTCCCGCCGGCCGCGTCCGGGCCCGCACCCCAGTCAGGGCCCGCATCCCAGTCCGGGCAGATACCCGCCTACGGCTATCCGGCGCAGCCGGATCCGGCCGGGTACGGCTACCCGGCGCAGCCGGGCGCGCCGCAGGCCCCGTACGGCGGCCACCCCACCCATCAGGGCGCTCCGCAACCGTCGTACGGCGGCCAGCCGGGCTACCCCGGGTATCCGGGATACCCCGGGTACCGGCCCATGAGCAACGGCTTCGGCATCGCCGCGCTCGTCCTCGGGATCATCGCCGTGGTCAGCTGCTACCTGGGCCTGCTCTTCGGCGTCCCGGCCGTCATCTTCGGCGTACTGGCCCGAGGCAAGGCCAAGCGCGGTGAGGCCGACAACGACGGCATGGCGCTGGCCGGCATCATCACCGGCGTGGTCGGCATCGTGATCAGCTGTCTGGTCATCGCCGTCATGATCTTCGGTTTCATGATCGGGGACGGGGGATCCGACTCCGACTACGACTCGGACTACACGTCCCCGTTCGAGAACACCCAGGTCCTCCACCGGGGTTGA
- a CDS encoding TROVE domain-containing protein — MARFNLLRSKAAPAPSTAPTSPTSPTSPVRSTGRRAANAHGSPGFVRDPRSELFLLAVANFVTQRTAYESGQDRDDRYGALVRTLAVKDPEWTAGLLGWLRRDGNMRTASLVGAAEYVKARLDAGATGGPSNRQVVDSVLLRADEPGELLAYWTAAYGRSVPKPVKRGIADAVRRLYSGNSLLKYDTASRGYRFGDVLNLVHPAPDPAKPWQGELFRYALDRRHAPETAEVPSDNRTLRAHRALMELPVAERRAVVTAADGAERLAAAGMTWEALAGWLQGPMDAAAWEAVIPSMGAMALLRNLRNFDEAGVSDAVAERVAAKISDPETVARARQFPFRYLAAHRHAPSLRWAYPLERALGHSLAHVPSLPGRTLVLVDRSGSMWSPLSDRSQLNRADAAAVFGTALALRAEDADLVQFGSTSKAVGFRRGESVLKVLERFEDLGGTYTAEAVRTHYAGHDRVLIVTDEQATYAYGGDPTALVPDTVPVYTWNLAGYRVGHAPSGSAHRHTFGGLTDAAFRMVSLIEDGRDAKWPWETGQTDPVA; from the coding sequence ATGGCTCGTTTCAACCTGCTCCGCTCCAAGGCGGCGCCGGCTCCGTCCACCGCGCCCACCTCACCCACGTCTCCCACCTCGCCGGTCCGCTCCACCGGCCGCCGCGCCGCCAACGCGCACGGCAGCCCCGGCTTCGTGCGCGATCCGCGCTCCGAGCTGTTCCTGCTCGCCGTCGCCAACTTCGTGACGCAGCGGACCGCTTACGAGTCCGGCCAGGACCGCGACGACCGGTACGGCGCGCTCGTGCGCACCCTCGCCGTGAAGGATCCCGAGTGGACCGCCGGCCTGCTCGGCTGGCTGCGGCGCGACGGCAACATGCGGACGGCCTCGCTCGTCGGAGCCGCCGAGTACGTCAAGGCGCGGCTCGACGCCGGAGCGACCGGCGGGCCCTCGAACCGGCAGGTCGTGGACTCCGTACTGCTGCGCGCGGACGAGCCCGGCGAGCTGCTCGCCTACTGGACGGCCGCCTACGGGCGGAGCGTGCCCAAGCCCGTCAAGCGCGGGATCGCCGATGCGGTGCGCCGCCTGTACTCCGGCAACTCGCTGCTGAAGTACGACACGGCTTCCCGGGGATACCGCTTCGGCGACGTCCTCAACCTGGTGCACCCCGCCCCCGACCCGGCCAAGCCCTGGCAGGGCGAGCTGTTCCGGTACGCCCTCGACCGCCGGCACGCCCCGGAGACCGCCGAGGTGCCGTCGGACAACCGCACCCTGCGCGCGCACCGGGCCCTGATGGAGCTGCCCGTGGCGGAGCGCCGGGCCGTGGTCACCGCGGCGGACGGCGCCGAGCGGCTCGCCGCGGCGGGCATGACCTGGGAGGCGCTGGCCGGCTGGCTGCAGGGGCCGATGGACGCGGCCGCCTGGGAGGCGGTCATCCCGTCCATGGGCGCGATGGCGCTGCTGCGCAACCTGCGCAACTTCGACGAGGCCGGGGTCTCGGACGCGGTGGCCGAGCGGGTCGCGGCGAAGATCTCCGACCCGGAGACCGTCGCGCGGGCCCGGCAGTTCCCCTTCCGCTACCTGGCCGCACACCGGCACGCGCCCTCGCTGCGCTGGGCGTACCCGCTGGAGCGGGCGCTGGGCCACTCCCTGGCCCACGTACCGTCCCTGCCCGGGCGGACGCTGGTCCTGGTGGACCGGTCCGGGTCGATGTGGTCGCCGCTGTCGGACCGCTCGCAGCTCAACCGGGCGGACGCGGCGGCCGTCTTCGGGACGGCGCTGGCGCTGCGCGCCGAGGACGCGGACCTGGTGCAGTTCGGCTCCACCAGCAAGGCGGTCGGTTTCCGTCGCGGCGAATCGGTGCTGAAGGTGCTGGAGCGGTTCGAGGACCTCGGCGGGACCTACACGGCGGAGGCGGTGCGCACGCACTACGCGGGACACGACCGGGTCCTGATCGTCACCGACGAGCAGGCCACGTACGCCTACGGCGGTGATCCCACGGCCCTGGTGCCGGACACGGTCCCGGTCTACACCTGGAACCTCGCCGGATACCGGGTGGGCCACGCGCCCTCCGGGTCCGCGCACCGGCACACCTTCGGCGGGCTCACCGACGCGGCCTTCCGCATGGTGTCCCTGATCGAGGACGGCCGGGACGCGAAGTGGCCCTGGGAGACCGGGCAGACGGACCCGGTCGCCTGA
- a CDS encoding NADAR family protein — translation MENIEELIGQVSRGEQLKFLPFWGHRPRPDGTLGPSCLSQWWPSEFTVGDVRYATAEHWMMAGKARLFEDAEAERAALEARTPAEAKNAGRLVRGFDNAVWERERFALVVEGSVHKFGSDPALTSYLLSTGKRVLVEASPLDRIWGIGLAADDERAKDPARWPGLNLLGFALMEARERLRAEL, via the coding sequence ATGGAGAACATCGAGGAACTGATCGGGCAGGTCAGCCGGGGTGAGCAGCTGAAGTTCCTGCCGTTCTGGGGACACCGCCCGCGGCCCGACGGGACGCTCGGACCGAGCTGCCTCAGTCAGTGGTGGCCGTCCGAGTTCACCGTGGGTGACGTGCGGTACGCCACCGCCGAGCACTGGATGATGGCCGGAAAGGCGCGCCTGTTCGAGGATGCCGAGGCGGAGCGCGCGGCCCTGGAGGCGAGGACTCCGGCCGAGGCGAAGAACGCCGGCCGGCTGGTGCGCGGCTTCGACAACGCGGTGTGGGAGCGGGAGCGGTTCGCGCTGGTGGTGGAGGGCAGCGTGCACAAGTTCGGCTCCGATCCGGCGCTGACCTCGTACCTGCTCTCGACCGGGAAGCGGGTCCTGGTGGAGGCCAGCCCCCTGGACCGGATCTGGGGCATAGGCCTGGCCGCCGACGACGAGCGCGCAAAGGACCCGGCGCGCTGGCCCGGCCTGAACCTGCTGGGCTTCGCGCTCATGGAGGCGCGCGAGCGGCTGCGGGCGGAGCTTTAG
- a CDS encoding gamma-aminobutyraldehyde dehydrogenase — protein sequence MGNRFQVKVQVKDRFAAGAQYIDGQLRPGTSGRSHTVVDPATGEEVLTYGLASTADVDAAVAAAKRAFPGWSGATPGERSDALHRLAGVLAERSEEFAFAESLQCGKPVKLSTEFDVPGTVDNTAFFAGAARHLQGQAAGEYSGDHTSYVRREAIGVVGSIAPWNYPLQMAAWKILPAIAAGNTIVLKPAELTPLTSLMFAQAAKEAGLPDGVVNIVTGAGRDAGEHLVGHPDVVMTSFTGSTAIGKRVAEIATATVKRLHLELGGKAPFLVFDDADLEAAANGAVAASLINTGQDCTAATRAYVQRPLHDAFVARVAELMETVRVGDPFDPATDLGPLVSHAQRDRVAGFVERARAYATVVTGGEIPGGDLAEGAYYRPTLISGAAQDSEVVQSEIFGPVLVVLPFDTDDEGIALANDTPYGLAASAWSRDVYRANRATREIQAGCVWVNDHIPIISEMPHGGYKASGFGKDMSSYSFEEYTQVKHVMYDNTAVAAKDWHRTIFGDR from the coding sequence ATGGGCAACCGCTTCCAGGTCAAGGTCCAGGTCAAGGACCGATTCGCCGCAGGCGCGCAGTACATCGACGGGCAGCTGCGGCCCGGCACCTCGGGCCGGTCACACACCGTGGTCGACCCCGCCACCGGCGAGGAGGTGCTCACCTACGGGCTGGCCTCCACCGCGGACGTGGACGCCGCCGTCGCCGCCGCCAAGCGGGCCTTCCCGGGCTGGTCGGGAGCCACCCCCGGGGAGCGTTCCGACGCGCTGCACCGGCTCGCCGGCGTGCTGGCCGAGCGGTCGGAGGAGTTCGCGTTCGCGGAGTCCCTGCAGTGCGGCAAGCCGGTCAAGCTGTCGACGGAGTTCGACGTCCCGGGGACCGTCGACAACACCGCCTTCTTCGCGGGCGCCGCGCGCCACCTCCAGGGGCAGGCCGCCGGCGAGTACTCCGGGGACCACACCTCGTACGTACGCCGCGAGGCGATCGGGGTCGTGGGGTCCATCGCGCCGTGGAACTATCCGCTGCAGATGGCCGCCTGGAAGATCCTCCCGGCGATCGCCGCGGGCAACACCATCGTCCTCAAGCCCGCCGAGCTCACCCCGCTGACCTCCCTGATGTTCGCCCAGGCGGCCAAGGAGGCGGGCCTGCCGGACGGCGTGGTCAACATCGTCACCGGCGCCGGCCGGGACGCGGGCGAGCACCTGGTCGGCCACCCGGACGTGGTCATGACCTCCTTCACCGGGTCCACCGCCATCGGCAAGCGGGTCGCCGAGATCGCCACCGCCACCGTCAAGCGCCTCCACCTGGAGCTCGGTGGCAAGGCCCCGTTCCTCGTCTTCGACGACGCCGACCTGGAGGCCGCCGCCAACGGCGCCGTCGCCGCCTCCCTGATCAACACCGGCCAGGACTGCACGGCCGCCACCCGTGCCTACGTCCAGCGCCCCCTCCACGACGCCTTCGTCGCCCGGGTCGCCGAGCTGATGGAGACCGTCCGCGTCGGAGACCCCTTCGACCCCGCCACCGACCTGGGCCCGCTGGTCTCGCACGCCCAGCGCGACCGGGTCGCCGGGTTCGTCGAGCGTGCCCGCGCGTACGCCACCGTCGTCACCGGCGGCGAGATCCCCGGGGGAGACCTCGCGGAGGGCGCGTACTACCGGCCCACGCTGATCTCCGGCGCCGCCCAGGACAGCGAGGTGGTCCAGTCGGAGATCTTCGGGCCGGTCCTCGTGGTCCTGCCCTTCGACACCGACGACGAGGGCATCGCGCTGGCCAACGACACGCCGTACGGGCTCGCCGCCTCCGCCTGGAGCCGTGACGTGTACCGGGCGAACCGTGCCACCCGGGAGATCCAGGCGGGCTGCGTCTGGGTCAACGACCACATCCCGATCATCAGCGAGATGCCCCACGGCGGCTACAAGGCCAGTGGCTTCGGAAAGGACATGAGCAGCTACTCCTTCGAGGAGTACACGCAGGTCAAGCACGTGATGTACGACAACACCGCAGTGGCCGCGAAGGACTGGCACCGCACGATCTTCGGGGACAGATAA
- a CDS encoding polyamine ABC transporter substrate-binding protein → MEQFEPDRLSAAQFAAMRRSLTTGRGALTRRSVLRASGVGALTLGGLSALAGCGIPPAKRAEGTAAASDDHSEQEKEINFSNWTEYMDTSDDEKSRPTLEEFTKRTGIKVKYTEDINDNVEFFGKIKPQLAAGQDTGRDLIVVTDWLASRIIRLGWAQKLDPSHLPHAYANLIPQFRSPDWDPGRAYSYPWTGIDTVIAYNTKATGGKKVDSVTQMLDDPSLKGRVGFLTEMRDSVGMTLLDQGKDPANFTDADFDGAIGRLQKGVDKKQIRRFTGNDYTADLDKGDLAACLAWAGDVIQLQAGNPDIQYAIPAPGYISSSDNLLVPVKARHKANAERLIDYYYEPPVAAQLAAYISYVCPVEGVKDELAKIDPELADNVLIVPDKAMAAKSHAFRSLTSEEETAYEEKFAKLIGA, encoded by the coding sequence ATGGAGCAGTTCGAGCCCGACCGCCTCTCGGCGGCGCAATTCGCCGCCATGCGGCGCAGCCTCACCACCGGGCGCGGCGCCCTCACCCGCCGCTCCGTGCTGCGCGCCTCCGGAGTCGGAGCGCTCACCCTCGGCGGCCTGTCCGCGCTGGCCGGCTGCGGGATCCCGCCGGCCAAGCGCGCGGAGGGCACCGCCGCGGCCTCCGACGACCACTCGGAGCAGGAGAAGGAGATCAACTTCTCCAACTGGACCGAGTACATGGACACCAGCGACGACGAGAAGTCCCGTCCCACGCTGGAGGAGTTCACCAAGCGGACCGGGATCAAGGTCAAGTACACCGAGGACATCAACGACAACGTCGAGTTCTTCGGCAAGATCAAGCCCCAGCTCGCGGCTGGCCAGGACACCGGCCGCGACCTGATCGTCGTCACCGACTGGCTGGCCTCGCGCATCATCCGCCTCGGCTGGGCCCAGAAGCTGGACCCCTCGCACCTCCCGCACGCCTACGCCAACCTGATCCCGCAGTTCCGCAGCCCCGACTGGGACCCGGGCCGGGCGTACAGCTACCCCTGGACCGGCATCGACACCGTCATCGCCTACAACACCAAGGCGACCGGCGGGAAGAAGGTCGACTCCGTCACCCAGATGCTCGACGACCCCTCCCTCAAGGGCCGCGTCGGCTTCCTCACCGAGATGCGCGACAGCGTCGGCATGACCCTGCTCGACCAGGGCAAGGACCCGGCGAACTTCACCGACGCGGACTTCGACGGGGCGATCGGCCGGCTCCAGAAGGGCGTGGACAAGAAGCAGATCCGCCGCTTCACCGGCAACGACTACACGGCGGACCTCGACAAGGGCGACCTCGCAGCCTGCCTGGCCTGGGCCGGCGACGTCATCCAGCTGCAGGCCGGCAACCCGGACATCCAGTACGCGATCCCGGCGCCCGGCTACATCAGCTCCAGCGACAACCTGCTGGTCCCCGTGAAGGCCCGGCACAAGGCCAACGCGGAGCGGCTCATCGACTACTACTACGAGCCCCCGGTGGCCGCCCAGCTGGCCGCCTACATCAGCTACGTCTGCCCCGTCGAGGGCGTCAAGGACGAGCTGGCCAAGATCGACCCGGAGCTCGCGGACAACGTCCTGATCGTCCCCGACAAGGCGATGGCCGCCAAGTCGCACGCCTTCCGCTCCCTCACCAGCGAGGAAGAGACGGCGTACGAGGAGAAGTTCGCCAAGCTCATCGGAGCCTGA
- a CDS encoding ABC transporter ATP-binding protein — protein sequence MTDKTEGGDVRLAGISKHYGSFTAVHPLDLTIPQGSFFALLGASGCGKTTTLRMIAGLEEPSTGTVSLGDREVTHLPPYKRPVNTVFQSYALFPHLDVSENIAFGLRRRGIKSVKKQVDDMLELVQLGQFAGRKPHQLSGGQQQRVAVARALINHPQVLLLDEPLGALDLKLRRQMQLELKRIQTEVGITFVHVTHDQEEAMTMADTVAVMNGGRVEQLGAPAELYENPKTTFVANFLGTSNLIEAEVLEAGASDVVVSSAGTKLRVPASRCSTTPRAGGKLLVGVRPEKISLVHADAEGTIETGRNKVAGKIAASSFIGVSTQFVIDSPVCPELEVYVQNIERDARLVPGAEVILHWNPDHTFGLDAAQDIDAGIETVEESA from the coding sequence ATGACTGACAAGACCGAAGGCGGCGACGTCCGCCTCGCCGGGATCAGCAAGCACTACGGATCCTTCACCGCCGTGCACCCGCTGGATCTCACCATCCCCCAGGGCTCCTTCTTCGCCCTGCTCGGCGCCTCGGGCTGCGGGAAGACCACCACCCTGCGCATGATCGCCGGCCTGGAGGAGCCCTCCACCGGCACCGTCAGCCTCGGCGACCGCGAGGTCACGCACCTGCCGCCGTACAAGCGCCCGGTCAACACCGTCTTCCAGAGCTACGCCCTCTTCCCGCACCTCGACGTCTCGGAGAACATCGCCTTCGGGCTGCGCCGCCGAGGCATCAAGTCAGTCAAGAAGCAGGTCGACGACATGCTGGAGCTGGTCCAGCTCGGCCAGTTCGCCGGGCGCAAGCCGCACCAGCTCTCCGGTGGCCAGCAGCAGCGCGTCGCGGTGGCCCGTGCGCTCATCAACCACCCGCAGGTACTGCTCCTCGACGAGCCGCTCGGCGCCCTCGACCTCAAGCTGCGCCGCCAGATGCAGCTGGAGCTCAAGCGCATCCAGACCGAGGTCGGCATCACCTTCGTGCACGTCACGCACGACCAGGAGGAGGCCATGACCATGGCCGACACGGTCGCCGTGATGAACGGCGGCCGTGTCGAGCAGCTCGGCGCCCCCGCCGAGCTCTACGAGAACCCGAAGACGACCTTCGTGGCGAACTTCCTCGGCACCTCCAACCTCATCGAGGCCGAGGTCCTGGAGGCCGGCGCCTCCGACGTCGTCGTCTCCTCCGCCGGTACGAAGCTGCGCGTCCCGGCGTCGCGATGTTCGACCACACCCCGCGCCGGCGGCAAGCTGCTGGTCGGGGTGCGCCCGGAGAAGATCTCCCTGGTCCACGCGGACGCCGAGGGCACCATCGAGACCGGCCGCAACAAGGTGGCCGGCAAGATCGCGGCCTCCTCCTTCATCGGCGTCTCCACCCAGTTCGTCATCGACAGCCCGGTCTGCCCGGAGCTGGAGGTGTACGTGCAGAACATCGAGCGCGACGCCCGCCTCGTCCCCGGCGCCGAAGTGATACTGCACTGGAACCCGGACCACACCTTCGGCCTGGACGCGGCACAGGACATCGACGCCGGCATCGAGACGGTCGAGGAGAGCGCGTGA
- a CDS encoding ABC transporter permease codes for MSAPATLPEVAVCAEPPVHKPSLKKRLIPYWLLLPGILWLLVFFVLPMVYQASTSVQTGSLEEGFKVKWHFQTYWDAFTEYYPQFLRSLLYAGTATALCLLLGYPLAYLIAFKAGRWRNLLLVLVIAPFFTSFLIRTLAWKTILADGGPVVGVLNTVGFLDVTSWLGMTEGDRVLATPLAVVCGLTYNFLPFMILPLYTSLERIDTRLHEAAGDLYARPATVFRKVTFPLSMPGVVSGTLLTFIPASGDYVNAELLGSTDTRMIGNVIQSQYLRILDYPTAAALSFILMAIVLVMVTIYIRRAGTEDLV; via the coding sequence GTGAGCGCCCCCGCGACCCTGCCCGAGGTCGCCGTCTGTGCCGAGCCCCCGGTGCACAAGCCGTCCCTGAAGAAGCGCCTGATCCCCTACTGGCTGCTGCTCCCGGGCATTCTGTGGCTGCTCGTCTTCTTCGTGCTGCCGATGGTCTACCAGGCCTCGACCTCGGTGCAGACCGGCTCCCTCGAAGAGGGCTTCAAGGTCAAGTGGCACTTCCAGACCTACTGGGACGCCTTCACCGAGTACTACCCGCAGTTCCTGCGCTCCCTGCTCTACGCCGGCACCGCGACCGCGCTGTGCCTGCTGCTGGGCTATCCGCTGGCCTACCTGATCGCCTTCAAGGCGGGCCGCTGGCGCAATCTGCTCCTGGTGCTGGTCATCGCCCCGTTCTTCACCAGCTTCCTGATCCGCACCCTCGCCTGGAAGACGATCCTGGCCGACGGCGGCCCCGTGGTCGGCGTCCTCAACACGGTCGGCTTCCTGGACGTCACCAGCTGGCTCGGCATGACCGAGGGCGACCGCGTCCTCGCCACGCCGCTCGCGGTCGTCTGCGGTCTGACGTACAACTTCCTCCCCTTCATGATCCTGCCGCTCTACACCTCGCTGGAGCGCATCGACACCCGCCTCCACGAGGCGGCCGGGGACCTGTACGCCCGCCCCGCCACGGTCTTCCGCAAGGTGACCTTCCCGCTGTCCATGCCGGGCGTGGTCTCCGGGACCCTGCTCACCTTCATCCCGGCGAGCGGCGACTACGTCAACGCCGAACTGCTCGGCTCCACGGACACCCGCATGATCGGAAACGTCATCCAGTCGCAGTACCTGCGCATCCTCGACTATCCGACGGCGGCCGCGCTGTCCTTCATCCTCATGGCCATCGTGCTGGTCATGGTCACCATCTACATCCGCCGAGCGGGGACGGAGGACCTGGTCTGA